From one Nilaparvata lugens isolate BPH chromosome 2, ASM1435652v1, whole genome shotgun sequence genomic stretch:
- the LOC111062906 gene encoding ER membrane protein complex subunit 3, with translation MAELLLDTNIRGWVFLPIVVITFLVGILRHYVSLLLSTQKKAELQQVQDSQVMISSRVLRENGKYIQRQAFQMRRHFFNNEETGYFKTQKRVAVTQNPMADPSLMTDMLKGNITNVLPMIMIGGWINWMFSGFVTTKVPFPLTLRFKPMLQRGVELISLDAAWVSSASWYFLNVFGLRSIYTLVLGENNAADIHDQMSGAAMAMPLDPKAAFKSEWEALEICEHQWALANIEAELLGTSGIAVDSVSQQNKPDQ, from the coding sequence ATGGCTGAACTTCTTCTAGACACTAATATCAGAGGTTGGGTGTTTCTTCCAATTGTGGTGATAACTTTTCTGGTTGGAATATTGAGACACTATGTTTCCCTACTATTATCGACGCAGAAAAAAGCGGAACTCCAACAGGTACAGGACAGTCAGGTAATGATTAGTTCAAGAGTGCTCAGAGAAAACGGAAAGTATATTCAACGACAGGCATTTCAAATGAGACGCCACttttttaacaatgaagaaacTGGCTACTTTAAAACACAAAAGCGAGTTGCTGTCACACAAAACCCTATGGCTGATCCCAGTTTGATGACTGACATGCTGAAAGGAAACATCACAAACGTTCTTCCCATGATTATGATTGGTGGATGGATCAACTGGATGTTCTCAGGATTTGTAACTACTAAGGTACCTTTTCCTCTTACTTTGAGATTTAAACCTATGCTTCAGAGAGGCGTCGAGTTGATATCATTAGATGCTGCCTGGGTGTCTTCTGCGTCTTGGTATTTTCTAAATGTTTTTGGATTGAGAAGTATCTACACACTTGTGTTGGGAGAAAACAATGCTGCTGATATTCATGATCAGATGTCAGGAGCAGCCATGGCTATGCCGTTGGATCCAAAAGCTGCATTTAAATCAGAGTGGGAAGCTCTTGAAATCTGCGAACATCAGTGGGCTTTAGCTAATATTGAAGCTGAACTTCTCGGAACATCAGGTATAGCTGTAGACAGTGTAAGCCAACAGAACAAACCTGATCAGTAA